From a single Rhodococcus qingshengii JCM 15477 genomic region:
- the sfnG gene encoding dimethylsulfone monooxygenase SfnG: MSTERIADEIKFAYWVPNVSGGLVTSDIEQRTSWDYEYNKKLAQTAENNGFEYALSQVRYEASYGAEFQHESTSFSLALLLATEKLKVIAAVHPGLWQPAVLAKLGATADHLSNGRFAVNVVSGWFKDEFTHLGEPWLEHDERYRRSAEFLQVLRKIWTEDDVDFRGDFYRIHDFTLKPKPLNTPERPNPELFQGGNSAAARENAGRYSDWYFSNGKDYDGVTEQLVDVRRVARENDREVKFGLNGFIIARDTEAEAKDTLREIIAKANRPAVEGFKNAVQQAGASTASKDGMWADSTFEDLVQYNDGFRSQLIGTPEQIAHRIVEYRRRGVDLILGGFLHFQEEIEYFGAKVLPLVRELEAADSDEQVLVTAG; this comes from the coding sequence ATGTCTACTGAACGTATCGCCGACGAGATCAAGTTCGCCTACTGGGTGCCCAATGTCAGTGGTGGTCTGGTCACCTCCGACATCGAGCAGCGGACCAGCTGGGACTACGAGTACAACAAGAAGCTGGCACAGACCGCCGAGAACAACGGCTTCGAGTACGCCCTGAGCCAGGTACGTTACGAGGCGAGCTACGGGGCCGAATTCCAGCACGAATCCACGAGCTTCAGCCTTGCGCTTCTCCTGGCCACCGAGAAGCTCAAGGTGATCGCCGCGGTGCATCCGGGACTCTGGCAGCCGGCCGTGTTGGCGAAACTGGGCGCTACCGCCGATCACTTGTCGAACGGTCGTTTTGCCGTCAACGTCGTCAGTGGTTGGTTCAAGGACGAGTTCACACATCTAGGCGAGCCGTGGCTCGAGCACGACGAGCGTTATCGGCGTAGCGCCGAGTTCCTTCAGGTTCTTCGGAAGATCTGGACGGAGGACGACGTCGATTTCCGCGGCGACTTCTACCGCATCCACGACTTCACGTTGAAGCCGAAGCCTCTCAACACTCCGGAGCGCCCCAATCCCGAACTGTTCCAAGGTGGTAACTCGGCGGCAGCCCGTGAGAACGCAGGCCGGTATTCGGATTGGTACTTCAGTAACGGCAAGGACTACGACGGCGTCACCGAACAGTTGGTCGACGTTCGCCGTGTTGCTCGTGAGAACGATCGGGAGGTCAAGTTCGGGCTCAACGGATTCATCATCGCCCGCGACACCGAGGCGGAAGCAAAGGACACACTGCGCGAGATCATCGCCAAGGCCAACCGCCCTGCGGTCGAGGGATTCAAGAATGCAGTCCAACAGGCCGGCGCATCGACCGCGTCCAAGGACGGGATGTGGGCGGATTCGACGTTCGAGGACTTGGTTCAGTACAACGACGGTTTCCGCTCACAACTGATCGGCACGCCGGAACAAATCGCGCATCGGATCGTCGAATATCGCCGTCGCGGTGTCGATCTGATTCTCGGCGGATTCCTGCATTTCCAGGAGGAGATCGAATACTTCGGGGCCAAGGTGCTTCCGCTGGTTCGTGAACTCGAAGCAGCCGACAGCGACGAGCAGGTGCTCGTCACCGCCGGCTGA
- a CDS encoding SfnB family sulfur acquisition oxidoreductase — MTAVDIQEIAHRITSEDEALSVASQLSDEFAAGAGVRDAQRLLPHDEVRTLARSGLLGLSVPKEFGGIDASTETLAEVFRLLAEGDPSIAQIPHSHFTFLEALRYQGSNEQKQFFYAEALSGKQFANAQSERGNKTIDIDGTTLTPDGEDFVLEGRKFYCTGALFADWIVVRAANADQFTETGAQVKSAVYLPRNTPGLSIVDDWDGMGQKTTASGTVTLESVSVTRFNVVPFTSLFTHPTTYGAQAQILHAAIDTGIASAALRESVKLAAKARPFFEAKVDTAVEDPLLVQLAGEAAIEVRAARSLLAEAARSIDVARRDPTEDSTARASIDAATAKVVGARASLAATSTLFEIGGTRSAGESANLSRFWRDARTHTLHDPTRWKVQHIGRWTLSGTIPPRHGLL; from the coding sequence ATGACTGCTGTGGACATTCAGGAGATCGCGCACCGCATCACCAGCGAGGACGAGGCGCTCTCGGTGGCGTCACAGCTGTCCGACGAGTTCGCGGCAGGTGCCGGAGTCCGCGATGCGCAGCGCCTCCTTCCCCACGACGAGGTTCGCACCCTGGCGCGGTCCGGCTTGCTCGGACTCTCGGTGCCGAAGGAGTTCGGTGGCATCGACGCAAGCACCGAGACGTTGGCCGAGGTCTTCCGCCTACTCGCCGAGGGCGATCCCAGCATCGCGCAGATTCCGCACAGCCACTTCACTTTCCTGGAAGCGCTCCGGTACCAGGGGTCTAACGAGCAGAAGCAGTTCTTCTACGCCGAAGCATTGTCGGGCAAGCAGTTCGCCAACGCCCAGAGCGAGCGCGGCAACAAGACCATCGACATCGACGGCACCACTCTCACCCCCGACGGGGAAGACTTTGTGCTCGAAGGTCGAAAATTCTATTGCACCGGAGCGCTTTTCGCAGATTGGATCGTGGTGCGTGCCGCCAATGCGGATCAATTCACCGAGACCGGCGCACAGGTGAAATCCGCGGTCTACCTACCCCGGAATACTCCCGGACTGTCGATCGTCGACGACTGGGACGGCATGGGACAGAAGACAACTGCAAGCGGAACCGTGACCCTGGAATCCGTTTCGGTGACGCGGTTCAATGTCGTGCCCTTCACGTCGCTCTTCACTCACCCGACCACCTACGGAGCACAGGCCCAGATCCTGCACGCCGCGATCGACACCGGCATCGCGTCGGCTGCACTGCGTGAATCCGTGAAACTCGCGGCAAAGGCGCGTCCCTTCTTCGAAGCGAAAGTCGATACAGCGGTGGAGGATCCACTGCTCGTTCAACTCGCCGGCGAAGCGGCAATCGAGGTTCGCGCTGCCAGATCCCTCTTGGCGGAAGCAGCGCGATCGATCGACGTGGCGCGTCGTGATCCCACCGAGGACTCCACGGCCCGAGCATCCATCGACGCTGCAACTGCCAAAGTGGTCGGCGCCAGGGCGTCATTGGCGGCCACGAGCACTTTGTTCGAGATCGGTGGCACCAGAAGCGCGGGCGAATCGGCGAACCTCTCCCGATTCTGGCGTGACGCGCGCACGCACACCCTGCACGATCCGACGAGGTGGAAGGTCCAGCACATCGGCCGGTGGACACTGTCCGGGACAATCCCACCGCGGCACGGACTGCTGTGA